The genomic window TTCAAAATCACAATGATATGAAACTAGGAGTTTTTTTAAGGACGCAAACAGTTGTAATGTTTtcgattttttatttttattttggttgaACAATACAGTCACAGATGATGTCTTGGATTTTTTGGGATAAATCCAGTATTGTAGATcagggatttttttgtttgtaatggTGATGCTGTTTCAAGATGGATGGTTATATTGTAAAAGCCACTCATTTCATGTCATTGTAATTCTGAGGTTTATGTcagtaaaacacattttcttattGAGACAGGTTATCAGGGTTTGATTACCAAGGGCCCCAATTGAATGGGGGCCCTTTGAAAGGAAAAAGTTTGGGTTTCGTTTTAGTAAGTAATTAGTGCCAAAATTAAATTAGTACTGGCTATGAATTATTTGAAAGACTaaactttgtattaaaaaaaatagcaaaagttTTCTGGGGCCCCTCTCACCCCATAAAGGCACAAAATGGTTTATAATGCCCCTGCATGAGGATTTGTCTCTAAACACAACAGGAGCTGAGTAAGAAATTGCTTaagctgctggagcaccaacaTATAGTaggtttacatgacattagagatcAATTCATTGTGTTGGTCCGAccaaaactggacttttaaaatacatgtgaaCATGTTAGAACATGAAATCATACTAAATTGAATTTCGGATGAACACACCTAGATAATGCGATTGGGAGttgaattactcctgcatgtacaCAGTCAAtcggacccaaactggcctaggcgttctgtgcatgctccacagtttccaccctGGGCTTTGACCTGGAGGTTGAATTGCATTAAATGCGTAACAGAAGAACATGCtggtaacaacatggtgaaatctgCATCCTGAACCGTGCATTTTGGACAGATAAGGAGAAAATAAATGGCTAACTTGTATGTCaactgtttggtctgtgatgtaatgggtcaaccagaaaaaggtccattaccaacaagctgaaaggggcaTATTTCCACCTATGGTAGAGTCGGACAAACTTCGGTCAACAAACTgattcccctcctgtgcttgtatattgggacaaggacagtagtccaattaaatggcctagtcaaACTATAACCATAGCTCGACTTAACTGAGCATGTAAACGAAGTGATAGACTGACATGTCTTTCCCCAAGAAAGAGAAACCAGggttacaaaaatgaaaaaggggAAAAGAATGGAAagggaaacaaaaaaatcaaaggtgTAAAGGAGAGACATGGATTAAGAGAGGCAGGGTGGAGGGTCCCTCGGAAATTGGATATGCATAGGGCCCAGAATCTGGTGTTAAGGCCCTGATCAGGCTACTTATGGTTTTGATGTGTTTTAGCACATTTAACTGAAAATTCGTACCTATTCttacttgagtaaaaaaaaaaaatcgagaAGAATTTCATGGAGAATTTTATACCAGCATACTTAATAAAATAATCTGAATTTTCCTTCCACTGCTGTTTGCCATTTGTTTGATTTAAACTATTAAAATAGGCAAATCTCAAGGTATTCGGTAGCATTTAAAGGATTTTAGCATATTTTTGATGCATAAAATAATTTACCAAGCTGGTTGTGTCGAGGTTTTGTGTCACAGAGAGACTAAAAAGTGGCCGTTGGAATTTATCAGGCATCACTCAGGGCAGCTAAAACCACAGGGTCCTTGGTTGAAGGACCCCGCAGAGAAGTAAACAAGACGATGTATGCTAGCGTCAATTAACCTACATCATCGATTTAGTCAAACTAATTTAACTTCAACGTGCACTTTATCACGGCAGGATGGCAGAGGATAATGAACTGGAAAAGTATGTAACGGTTTTGCTGTTTATCGTCTGTTTAACTGCTAGCTGCTAACGGTTAGCTGCTAACGCTTGTAGCTAGTTTTCTGCCTGAACCGTGGCAGCCCTCCATCCGTAGGGAGAGATATTTTTGGTCCTCAGCTGTTGTATTTACTGTGTTGTAAGACGAGTGTGTGGTGGTTGTAAGTAAATCCCTTCCACCATTACAGCCACCACTAGCAACCTGTGCTGTGTGGTTAAAGGTCGGCTAAATGAGTGAGTCTCCTCTGCTGATACTGTGCTGATTCAGCAGCTCGGGTCAAACTGGGACACTGCCGCTGTCCCTCAGTCACTCACTAATGattcactctctcctctgcaCTCTGTATCACTCTGTTTTCTCTCACTTAATTAGATTATTCTCCCCTTGGCTCCCTCTTGAGGTTTTATACTATCTTTGCCCTCAGCTTCCTCCCTGTTTCCTCTCCttcacatgatttatttttgaatGTGTCTTTATTTATCCATACAGGCGAGCAGTGGAGGAGCTCCTGAAGGAGACTGACAGGGCCCGAGTGAGAGCAGAGACCATGGGCCCTGCAGGATGGTGAGCACTGTGTTTGCCATGCTATCTCTATCAGTGTGCAAACATCTGTCATTTGTGGATATGTGACTGCTAAACTGTTTTTGCACTGGGGCAAATTGTGTTCTTTGAGTGTGTCACCTATTTGTGGTGTGTTAAGATCTAGTATGCACCATTTGTCATGTGTTATATTCAGCTAGTTTGTTTATATGCTCAACTGCTATTGTTAGCTACTCTTCCCAGGGTCCACATACATGTATTTACAATACTACAACAAACATGATATACACTAGTAAGACCCAACAAAAGTAATGACTAACacttagaccagtggttcccagctggtccagccacggggtccagatttctccttagtcatcacttcaaggtccacacaggtTAATACACTCACTGCATCTGGACATGTCATcaagctgtctgttagtcactcactcaggAAACAACACTTGAAAATGTTAGGTCTGTGCCGgatattcactgtacttcaaaataaacatgtcaCCTTTTTTTACAAACCTGACACGTTTGTGAGTctcttgcggtccattcagaatggacccatggcccaattttggactgcgacccacaaGTTGGGAATCACTGACTTAGACAAAAGCTTCGCACAAATCATAGCCCCGCATAATATGGCATTATATCTCCCTTGGAAAACAGCATATTTATTTACCTTTCTAATCTTAACATATTGTTCCAGACAAGTGCAATTAACATGATTGTAGCCAGTTTActaatgttttgttaaaatgttattgtGTGTAATTGTTATCCATCCCCCAAAATATCACAGTGATGATACTGATAAATGTTGAGATATTAGATTTAGCCGGAATATACAGCTAAATGCACTGGTTACTCACCCTTGTTGTTCATTTCATCTTGGTGAATGTGGAATTTAGAATACTCAAAGCAAATTGAATGGATTGCCATTAGTTAGTTAATcagtccatccattttcatccacttatccggggctgggttgcgggggcagcaggccaagcaaagcaccccagacatccctctccccagcaatgctttccagctcctccttggggaccccaaggcgttgcCAGGCcaaatgagatatgtaatccctccagcgtgttctgggtctaccagGGGCCTTCTACCAGTGGTAGGAGCAGTCATCAATGATTGATGATGACTTGTGCCTTTTTTAGAGTAAGTATGAGTCAGGTCATAGCCAGGATTCATAAGGATCATAGTTATTTTAGTTAATTTGTcctttctatttctatttttaaacTATGGTGGGCATATACTGAATCAGTTACGTATTTGTTGGTCTAAAAGTAGTAAATTGATAACGTACCTAATAATGAAAATAGCCAGGTAGCAGgatggtacagtggttagcactgtggcCTCACAGCAATAGGATTCAAACCCACTTACCTGTCAGGGGTCCCTctctgtggagtttgcatgttctccccatgtcagcgtgggtttcctcagGGCTCCTATAGGTGTTACTGCGAGCATGAATAGTTGTCCTTCTCAGTGTGTCaacctgtgatagtctgacaacctgtccagggtgtaccctgtctctcgcccagtgtcagctgggataagcttCAGTCCCTCTGCTACCCTTAACAATGTGAGTGGATATTTAATGGAAATAGCCTGTAAATACCCATGATGTGCTACTTTTAACCATAAAATGTAACTTCCTACATGTTGCTAAACCCCCAACTTCCCAGAAAAAGATCATGAGGACATGACCTCAGTGCCCACAGTCCTTTAAGTGTTGGTAAGGTGCTCACACACCAAACTCTCTTTGAAAaaactttttcttcttcttctttttggttTATAACAGCGGCAACtgctactttgtttatctcatcaTTTAATTTCTTAATGATTTTGATAATTAAGTAAAGAACAGGAGTTGGTCCCCATGTGCTGTACTGCGGCTGCCCACTGCAGAAGACGACCTCTTTCAATAGTAATCAGGTGTTTTGGGGTATTTGGTTTGGTTTCTTGGCTGCTATGAGATACACAATTGAGAGAATATTTCaataaatcatcaaaaaaaccaaagaaaccaaaaaaaacatattcttACACCTGAACAATCTGTCCCCCTCACTTCTGAAATGATGGCTACACCCCTGAAGGTATTAACCTTAAAGGTATCGAGTACTGATGCCCAGCCCTAATTACTATTGACTAAGCCCCCACCCCaccctcaaaaaaaaaatgacatgaaatgaaTTTGACATGAGtttaaacatatatacatatacatatatacatagttGTATATTTGAGATGACAATCAAATTAACTTGCAAGGATCCATTCTCCACCCAAACACACAGTTGGAGGGTCCTCTCTCTATGGCCCCCACCCCCGGGCCCCAGTGCAGCCTCACTGCACTgcctatatttacacccctgccTCTAGAAGCCAGTGATGACCATCCATAGGTCACAGGagtttaaacatttttctgttcCCTCCTCTCTCAGGTTGAAGTGTCCCCTGCGGAGCACCAACAAGCGCTTCCTCCTCAACACCCTGCGCTCCACTGGCCTGCAGCGGCGCACCAGTGAGCCCAAGCACGGACACTCCACCAAGAGAGGGCGCCTGAGAAGCGAGTCCCCGCACAGAAGCCGCGACCGCAGCAGAACACCCCCCAGAGATCACAGGAACAAAGGAGGCCACATGGACCATAAACACCATCACAGGGACAGCTGCAATAACAAAGATAAGAATcaggacagagacaaagacaggagTTACAGGCACAAAGACAACAGAGACCGGAGACATGGGAGAAATGGccgagacagagacaaagacagacttCATGAATAAAGACTTCTGTCCAGGGGAGGAACTCTGGTTTTACAGAGGCCACTCCCTGTACAGGCAGCCCAGAGGTGGACACCACTGAAACTGCTCTCTGACTGGCTAACGCACCTCACAGACTTGCTGCTGGCAGACTGAAGAGACATTTGTCCAGCTGATGGAGAGTGTTCTTCTTAGAAAGTAGATTACTGACACTTTTATTTACAGCCATTTTTATAGTTCGTGAGGTTCATTTGGTTCCCTTAAACTGGTAATGAAGCCAGCAGCCAAGATGATATCTTTCCTTCTGATTTTACACTTAAGATAAGTGAATAAACAAGTGGCCATTTTAGTCCAGGAAATCCCAAGGAACTTTTTTTAGACACATGTTCACGCCATATGACTCATGGTTTGGTGTAATTCTGTTTCACCTACAGTAGAGGAGGTTTGATTCCAATTAAAGTGTCATTACCATTCTTTTGTCATTATTCACCAGCCATGATGTTTACATAAGCCGTGTTGCTGTCGCCACTGGGTAAGCACATTTTATCGTGTCcaactttttttgacatgtgTACACCGGCTATCAGAAACGCTTTTGTTTgtggaaggagaaaaaaagtcttgttttcCTGACACTCCTACATGTGTCCTGTGATCAAGTGGTCTCGGATTAGTGGTCATTAACAACAATAACTTTATtgtagtaataatgataataatagtaacTGTTGAGTGACTCAGGTCATACATTTTGGATTTCTGCATGTTTTAGTGGGGTCACTGGGATTTCATGACAACAGATGGGCATGTGCTCAAGCGTTCaaagtgttgctgtttttatcttCACCATCCATTTAgcctgtctcagtgtgtgtgagctcacaCCCCTTTATTGTTCCACACACAGCTTTTTAAAAACGTGGCATCTGTCATTCTCCTTGGTCATAGATCTGCTATATCTGCATTTAAGATGCATTATTCCTCGCTGAAGCCATTACGCCAAATTCTGCCCGTTAAAATGCGTTTAACGCCTCTCATGCTCCATAAATCACATTGTCCATCTCCACTGTAGTGGGGAAATCGCTCGGGTTAACTGTTTCCTTCCTGTTTGAAACaatgatcaaatataaacaccATTAAGCCATAGTGCAGGGGGTGATTTGTATAGAATTGGTTTACTTGAACTTTATTGCGCCGCCGAGTGCCCCATTAAGATACCGTGGAAAGTGCCATAATTGCTTTTGAAGAACTCAGTGCAAATAGTGAGTATTGATACACACTATCAGGGTAAAAGCCCCGCCGTGCTGCACGGTTTACGTGAAAAATAGGTAAATCACTCCCATCATGTGCCAGAGGCTCCAAATGTCGCGTAAAGGCGCACATGAGCTCGCGGGTTGTGGAGACACGCTCCACACGCACGCCCCGTTAATTGAGTTCTGTTGCTCACTCCAGCCTTAATTGGTTTACCACGAGAGCTGCGGTTTAATGGGGCGGACACACACCCGCTGAAGGCTAATGGCCAGCAAACATGGCGAGAGTGCAGCGGCTGTGTGTTTGTCACCGCCGAGGGCCGCTCGCGCAGGGCCCACGCGCGCTAAATGGTGTTAAATGATGCATTTGCAGAAGTGTAATGGGTCCATTTTAAAAGTCAGAAAGGTGtagacaaatgaaaaaaaggttGTGAAAATAGACCATGGTGTTTGAGCTTCTCACCCGAGTTTCCAAGACAACTGTGTCTCCATCCAGGTCTCTTATCTGGCAGGTCAACCAATGTTTGCGCCCATACATATCGATTAATCAGCCGCAGAGCGCACACCGGAGATAAATCCATATAAATTGTCAATGACACATTGTTTGAGAACAACCCTACAAGTCCTGCAAGAGTAACATGTTTTTTTCGTCTGCTCCAGACCATTAAGGACCTCTTTTCTGGAGGCAGACTCACCTGTTCCCTTGCAGCTGTAGGGGCAAACACAGGTGGGTGCCAGGTAAACGTTGCGGTATTTACAGAGTGGCATTGATTTACGCGGCTGTTCTGTTCAATTTACTGAAAAATCCCACAAGCTGGAAACTGAGTCTGTAGGTCTGCAAACAGTGAAACCAATGGCTTTGGCGCTGCACAGTCACATGGTGGCAGAGTGACACACCTGTGTGGAGCCGTGAGGGCCTTGCAGTTGCGccagagacaggtggagcagAAGGTCCACGCCGAGGCAGGGCGCAGGTACGGTACATGTTGCGGGTCCTCGGAAGCCATGAATCGGGAAGATCATTATTACCCTTCTCAGGTTTTTAAAGACTCCTGTGCCTACCAGAGATCACAGGGGGAGGACTACAGCCACAGCCCGCCGCCCTGCCTGTACATGAGCAGGCAGGTGCACTCTGTCTACACACCGCCGTCCATGGGAGCCTTGGAACCGGCCAGCCTTCCTGACATTGGCCCCTACAGTCTACCCATGCGGGAGGATCCAGGTGTGCCTCAGCTCCACCATCCTCAGgggctccagcagcagcagcctctccTGCCTGCCGCAGGGTATGAAGACACGGGGGAGCAGAGCAGATACCACCTCCCTTTCCCCTGGATGAAAACCACGAAATCTCACTCACACACCTGGAAGGGACAGTGGGCAGGTAACTCATCCAAACCGCCACATATCACAGAATCATGCGTATAAGATCACTTACTGAATCTGCTTCTCAAATCAGCAAATACAGGCACAGTTTTGTTTACAGCTGTAGTCATAGCATTAACATGAGTTTCATCTGACTCTTTCTGAGGCCTATAATGACATCATGTTCCCAACAATATGATCCTGGGTGTTTCAGTTTACCTTGTCACTCAATTTGTAAAAGGCCCGGAAGGTCAGCGCTGGCTTTTATCAGGGCTTATCGTCACAAAAATGTGGGTTTTGTCTATACAAAACATAatcacaaatggccctatcttaAACCATCAATAGGCTGTATAGGTCTATAGAGCAGGGCCATAATAGGCCGTTAAAACACCAGAATACACCACAATCTGTTTTCATGGCTGTAGGCCGGGTAATATGACAAAAagatattttatattaaaataaattgtttgACTTTAGAATTTAATTATGAATAATTTGGACTCAATTAGACTATACAATAATCTTTAATAATATGCctttttaagtttgttttcaaATGAACGCTCCAGAGAAAAACGTGAACGCACCACACCACTAAGTTTCTTCGGCTTCTCATGACTTTTGTCATATCAGAGAAAAGTTTCAGCCGGTTGTACATATGTTTATTCCGCGTTACTAATTTgatataaaactttttttaaaaactcattAGTTCCGTGTTAACTACAGGATCCTTTCCTGTGACACTGCGGCCTACTTTGGGTACATTTTACGCACAGTTGCTGTGACTGGTTATTATAGTGTACTAAAGATATGTCAATGACTTTTAAAATTAGATAGCACAATTCCATTGAATTTAAGTTTTGGAATGGACAAGGTGACACCAAGAGGCTGGCATGCGAAAACTACAAAGCTAATAAAGTGGGCGCCAAGGGTCAAAGCTGTCATTCGTCGTGCTTTGATTTGATAGACATTTATACTGTCAGTGGtttacattcacaaaaatgGTTGCAATTAAATCTATAATTATCTGACCTACCTAAAGACTAATTAAAAATATGGCTAAACTATAAATTACTGTTTTGGCATAGTcccaaatttaaatttaaatttgaattcaacacaaaaagacatttctAGAAGgaaagaaatatatttttgtcattgtcACAGAGGTTAGCACCTGTCTGTCCCGCTACAGATACTACACCAGCTGAGCGTTTTGATTTGAGGTTTGTAAAGAGCAGCATTTTAAAGCCAACAACGCATGAATAGAAATACGAACTGCATAATGTAGGCTAGGCTGATATATTTAGGTCTACTCACACTATAAAAATGATTCTGGAATAAATATTTTTGGCATGGCTGCCTTGAATGTTGATATGTGATATGGTGACATTTTGAGGCTGACAGTGAGATATAGGTCATTCCTGAACTAGGTGAATTCACCAAACGGTGGTTCTCATCAGGTTTAGGACTTCAGTGAATCAGGATCCTGAAAAATTGGCGCAATTTGGTGACTTTatagcctttaaaatgttacTTGTTTAACCGTTGTCTTCTAAAACTATAGAGGAAAAAACATTCCGTGAACGTCTCAGCGACTAAACCACatcaaaatgatctcaaatCTCAGATATCAAATAAACGTATCATCAATATTTGTAGCATCTATTCACTGGTATGACTTCAAATTAAATGTCACAGCTGGGAATATTATGTTTTGTTCACAGTAAGAGGAAACAACAATTTGCAACCACAGATTATCCAAAAAGTTAAACTCCAACGTAATTTACAACATAATCTTGGGAAGAAATGGAATTAAAAACAATAGATTTCCACGAGAACAGCTTTAGCGTGTCCTCAAATCACATGTTGATCCCAAATTTCAACTTGGATTATGATATAATGCGTATTTTTTTTGGGTAAACCTCAAATATTCTAATTGTGAGTTCCCTTTGACATTACAAGTGAATAAGTGTTTATTTTACCGGCTATCTGAAGACAAATATGCACTGTGGTTTCTGCAGCTGCCTGCTGGAGAGGTCAGAATCTAACCCATGCACTTCTAATAAGCCCTATCAGTAGGCTATAtagttaattaaaaataaattctcCCTTTATGATAattaataaaatgcatttagtgactttacttgagttttttTCAAATAAGTAAATAACAAACTTTCAAATGCCTTTAATAAAATGATTTCCTTGTCTCCAGGACCGTACGTGATGGCGGAATCAGAGGAGAACAAGCGCACGAGGACAGCCTACACGCGCGCCCAGCTGCTGGAGCTCGAGAAGGAGTTCCTGTTCAACCGCTACATCTCCAGGCCGCGGCGCGTGGAGCTGGCGCTGACCCTCAGCCTCACCGAGCGCCACATCAAGATCTGGTTCCAGAACCGGCGCATGAAgtggaagaaggaggaggacagaCGGAGAGCGAGGGGGGCCGACCCGGACCAggactcctccatcagctccggGGACCAGGGGGAGGCCGCTGGAGGGGTCACCTCCAGCTCACCTCCTGTTTCCCCGCTGCACGGTCACTCCCTGTCTGCAGCTGGGGCCAGAGAGCTCGCATAGACCTGCAGGAGGTCCTCGGGACTTTAA from Epinephelus lanceolatus isolate andai-2023 chromosome 20, ASM4190304v1, whole genome shotgun sequence includes these protein-coding regions:
- the LOC117264518 gene encoding uncharacterized protein LOC117264518, which produces MAEDNELEKRAVEELLKETDRARVRAETMGPAGWLKCPLRSTNKRFLLNTLRSTGLQRRTSEPKHGHSTKRGRLRSESPHRSRDRSRTPPRDHRNKGGHMDHKHHHRDSCNNKDKNQDRDKDRSYRHKDNRDRRHGRNGRDRDKDRLHE
- the pdx1 gene encoding pancreas/duodenum homeobox protein 1 translates to MNREDHYYPSQVFKDSCAYQRSQGEDYSHSPPPCLYMSRQVHSVYTPPSMGALEPASLPDIGPYSLPMREDPGVPQLHHPQGLQQQQPLLPAAGYEDTGEQSRYHLPFPWMKTTKSHSHTWKGQWAGPYVMAESEENKRTRTAYTRAQLLELEKEFLFNRYISRPRRVELALTLSLTERHIKIWFQNRRMKWKKEEDRRRARGADPDQDSSISSGDQGEAAGGVTSSSPPVSPLHGHSLSAAGARELA